The following coding sequences lie in one Deltaproteobacteria bacterium genomic window:
- the fusA gene encoding elongation factor G, translated as MTTTRATLHTLRNIGISAHVDAGKTTLTERILFYCGRIHRIGEVHDKLGKGATMDSTKAEKAHGITIKSAATRVTWREHAITIIDTPGHADFTIEVERALRVLDGAVFVFSAVEGVQAQSIAVDRQMRRHGVPRIAFINKMDRVGARPEAVVRDICEQLGAMAVPVQLPLGVEASFDGVIDLVELQAIRCRGEHGERVELAEIPSELVAAATAARERLIDVVSRHDDALCEAALGDTPISTSLLRAAIRRATLAHLIVPVLFGSAFRNQGVQPLLDAVVDYLPDPGEVRNLASSPGPQGPVDIELIANDDLPVCAFVFKLDETRFGTLGYVRVYQGTLTRGGALWCPRTRTRIRVGRLLRLHPDDPTAIDSAQAGEIVGLFGAGCESGDTLCGFDPRTGQPLALAVASFEVPEPIVSRTIEPKRDADLDALDKALARFSREDPSLVVGRDATSGQTLISGTGILQLEIYAERLADEHELEVRLGAPQVAYRETVTAPVEFDHLHRKQSGGGSGQYAGVRGFLRPSGELDTPLRMLDSTRSGSIPRPFLHACEQGVREALQSGPLVGAPVMGVEVELVDGKTHPVDSSDLAFQLAARDAVRAALRDASPRLLEPVMRVEVDGPRAAFGAMGGSLLRRRGQVIATQDNGERASLVALVPLAEMFDYAADLAGITGGRAAHAMTMHGYAEVPEQVANAIMARMQA; from the coding sequence ATGACCACCACACGAGCCACCCTCCACACATTGCGCAACATCGGCATCTCCGCCCATGTCGATGCCGGCAAGACCACGCTCACCGAGCGGATTCTCTTCTACTGCGGTCGCATCCACCGCATCGGCGAGGTCCACGACAAGCTCGGCAAGGGCGCGACGATGGACAGCACCAAGGCCGAGAAGGCCCACGGTATCACCATCAAGTCGGCAGCGACCCGCGTGACGTGGCGAGAGCACGCCATCACGATCATCGACACCCCTGGCCATGCCGACTTCACCATCGAGGTCGAGCGTGCGCTGCGGGTGCTCGACGGCGCGGTGTTCGTGTTCTCGGCCGTCGAAGGCGTGCAGGCGCAGTCGATCGCCGTCGATCGACAGATGCGTCGGCACGGCGTGCCCCGCATCGCGTTCATCAACAAGATGGATCGCGTCGGTGCGCGCCCGGAGGCGGTGGTCCGCGACATCTGCGAGCAGCTCGGCGCCATGGCGGTGCCGGTGCAGCTGCCGCTCGGCGTCGAGGCGTCGTTCGACGGCGTCATCGATCTCGTCGAGCTGCAGGCGATCCGCTGTCGTGGCGAACACGGCGAGCGGGTCGAGCTCGCGGAGATCCCCAGCGAGCTCGTGGCAGCGGCAACCGCCGCGCGCGAGCGGCTCATCGACGTGGTCTCGCGCCACGACGATGCGCTATGCGAGGCCGCGCTCGGCGACACGCCGATCTCGACCTCGTTGCTGCGGGCGGCGATCCGTCGCGCGACCTTGGCCCACCTCATCGTGCCGGTGCTGTTCGGCTCGGCGTTTCGCAACCAGGGCGTGCAACCCCTGCTCGACGCGGTCGTGGACTATCTCCCCGACCCCGGCGAGGTGCGAAACCTGGCGAGCTCGCCGGGGCCGCAGGGCCCCGTCGACATCGAGCTGATCGCGAACGACGACCTCCCGGTCTGCGCGTTCGTGTTCAAGCTCGACGAGACTCGCTTCGGCACCCTCGGCTACGTGCGTGTCTACCAGGGCACGCTCACCCGCGGCGGCGCGCTGTGGTGTCCTCGGACCCGCACGCGCATCCGCGTCGGCCGACTGCTGCGATTGCACCCCGACGATCCCACCGCGATCGACTCGGCCCAGGCCGGCGAGATCGTGGGGTTGTTCGGGGCCGGGTGCGAATCCGGCGACACCCTGTGCGGGTTCGATCCGCGCACGGGCCAGCCGCTCGCGCTCGCGGTCGCCAGCTTCGAGGTGCCCGAGCCGATCGTGTCGCGCACCATCGAGCCCAAGCGTGACGCCGATCTCGATGCACTCGACAAGGCCCTTGCCCGCTTCTCGCGCGAAGATCCCTCCTTGGTGGTGGGACGCGACGCGACGTCCGGGCAGACACTCATCTCGGGCACGGGGATCCTCCAGCTCGAGATCTACGCCGAGCGTCTCGCCGACGAGCACGAGCTCGAGGTTCGCCTGGGTGCACCCCAGGTGGCCTATCGAGAGACCGTCACTGCACCGGTCGAGTTCGACCACCTCCATCGCAAGCAGAGCGGTGGCGGCAGCGGGCAGTACGCGGGCGTGCGCGGGTTCCTGCGACCCTCGGGCGAACTCGACACCCCGCTGCGCATGCTCGACAGCACGCGCAGCGGCAGCATCCCGCGACCGTTTCTGCACGCGTGCGAGCAGGGCGTGCGCGAGGCGCTGCAGAGCGGCCCGCTCGTGGGCGCGCCGGTCATGGGTGTGGAGGTCGAGCTCGTCGACGGCAAGACCCACCCGGTCGACTCGAGCGATCTCGCGTTCCAGCTGGCGGCGCGAGATGCCGTGCGGGCAGCGCTGCGCGATGCCTCGCCCCGGCTGCTCGAGCCCGTCATGCGCGTCGAGGTCGATGGACCGCGCGCAGCGTTCGGGGCCATGGGTGGCAGCCTGCTCCGGCGTCGCGGCCAGGTGATCGCGACGCAGGACAACGGCGAGCGCGCGAGCCTCGTCGCGCTGGTGCCGTTGGCGGAGATGTTCGACTACGCGGCAGACCTGGCCGGAATCACCGGCGGTCGCGCTGCGCATGCGATGACCATGCACGGGTACGCCGAGGTGCCCGAGCAGGTCGCGAACGCGATCATGGCCCGCATGCAGGCGTGA
- a CDS encoding matrixin family metalloprotease — protein MRMRCLESRPDSARTERQALQTRSSGTAVPSALVCVSWVLMLAVGCSYDQPYRLRLHVHDETQCSPYESALTEAIEFWSGSGVDAFDYDGCDVDVYSMRPIFRQLEAAEHLPGYRPYTTALATPTDHVPIYVVDEIRVDEGGYRVHFDRGVALPSSIPYCPSLVATKIPEPKVLAHELGHLLWLDHSSEPNNIMSQFLLESFANYGVSSSQVDFGNNSLEQCNTRMKRRERRNR, from the coding sequence ATGCGCATGCGCTGCCTTGAGTCGCGCCCGGACTCGGCGCGCACCGAACGTCAGGCATTGCAGACTCGAAGCAGTGGCACTGCGGTTCCCTCCGCTTTGGTCTGCGTGTCCTGGGTGCTAATGCTCGCAGTCGGGTGTAGCTACGATCAACCCTACCGCCTGCGACTTCATGTGCATGATGAAACGCAATGTTCCCCGTACGAGAGCGCGCTCACCGAGGCGATTGAGTTCTGGTCCGGCAGCGGCGTCGACGCGTTCGACTACGACGGTTGCGACGTGGACGTCTACTCGATGCGCCCGATTTTTCGCCAACTGGAAGCCGCCGAACACCTTCCCGGATACCGACCATACACGACCGCATTGGCGACACCTACGGACCATGTGCCGATATATGTGGTAGACGAGATACGTGTCGATGAAGGAGGCTATCGCGTCCACTTTGACCGCGGCGTTGCGCTGCCCAGTTCGATTCCCTACTGCCCGTCGCTCGTGGCGACCAAGATACCGGAGCCGAAAGTCCTTGCGCATGAATTAGGGCACCTGCTTTGGCTGGATCACTCTTCCGAACCGAACAACATAATGTCACAGTTCTTGCTGGAGTCGTTTGCGAATTACGGAGTCAGCTCGAGTCAGGTGGATTTTGGCAACAATAGCCTCGAACAGTGCAACACAAGAATGAAGCGGCGCGAGCGTCGAAACAGGTAG
- a CDS encoding ferritin-like domain-containing protein, whose product MDGIRRSLMLALGLGAVACGTTPGGSDAETSGGSGSASGSGSESTTLPPSWPDAPWCGVPAPSDAPLPPTCDNPVPYMQDGPDGPVPSGVVGCDGGWAHRESAVQCQYPETLTGSCSLGGDTDSAGNATQCSSDDECTESPHGYCNTEFFDGGCSCSYGCESDADCGEDQACICAGNQSQCVPAYCHTDADCGDYLCQYYGGVLACQGAFDTCRDGSTCAGDCPACGYSPTDCAWACQPDGGTCTVGRPFIVDGHATTASPCERGDWSARGGVVEVAALTHAQRDAIARHWQAVGLAEHASVPAFARFALQQAALGAPADLMQSCAAAMADEIEHAKLAFELAARYGGVSVGPGPLVEAAASAIAFDLRTVTELVVIEACIGETVAAIEAAHAAARSVDGHVRATLERIAADELRHAELGWRFVAWALPQLGATDRAALRQVFARAMASRPSSATAADEAALAAHGVIGPQTAAMLREQALRGVIRPLAATLLPARAPGDADATRATAAFA is encoded by the coding sequence TTGGATGGGATTCGGCGCTCGTTGATGTTGGCGCTGGGGTTGGGGGCGGTCGCGTGTGGCACGACGCCCGGTGGCAGCGACGCCGAGACGAGCGGCGGGAGCGGTTCGGCGAGCGGCAGCGGCTCGGAGTCGACGACGTTGCCGCCCTCGTGGCCCGACGCGCCGTGGTGCGGCGTGCCGGCGCCGAGCGATGCTCCGCTGCCGCCGACCTGCGACAACCCGGTGCCGTACATGCAAGACGGGCCCGACGGTCCGGTGCCCAGCGGCGTGGTGGGGTGCGACGGCGGATGGGCGCACCGCGAGAGCGCCGTGCAGTGTCAGTACCCCGAGACGCTGACGGGGTCGTGCTCGCTGGGCGGCGACACCGACAGCGCGGGCAATGCCACGCAGTGCTCGAGCGACGACGAGTGCACCGAGTCGCCCCACGGCTACTGCAACACGGAGTTCTTCGACGGGGGCTGCAGCTGCAGCTACGGCTGCGAGAGCGACGCGGACTGCGGTGAGGATCAGGCGTGCATCTGTGCCGGCAACCAGTCGCAGTGCGTACCGGCGTACTGTCACACGGACGCCGACTGCGGCGATTACCTGTGCCAGTACTACGGTGGCGTGCTCGCCTGCCAAGGCGCGTTCGACACCTGCCGCGATGGCAGCACCTGCGCCGGTGATTGTCCGGCGTGCGGGTACTCGCCGACCGACTGTGCGTGGGCATGTCAGCCCGACGGCGGCACGTGCACCGTGGGTCGTCCGTTCATCGTCGACGGCCATGCAACCACGGCGTCGCCGTGCGAGCGCGGCGACTGGTCGGCCCGCGGCGGCGTGGTCGAGGTCGCTGCGCTCACGCACGCCCAGCGCGACGCGATCGCGCGCCACTGGCAGGCCGTCGGCCTCGCCGAGCACGCGAGCGTGCCCGCGTTCGCACGCTTCGCGCTGCAGCAGGCGGCGCTCGGAGCCCCGGCAGATCTCATGCAATCGTGCGCGGCCGCGATGGCCGACGAGATCGAGCATGCCAAGCTCGCGTTCGAGCTGGCGGCCCGCTACGGCGGTGTGTCGGTGGGCCCCGGACCGCTGGTCGAGGCGGCTGCCAGCGCGATCGCCTTCGACCTGCGCACGGTCACCGAGCTGGTGGTGATCGAGGCCTGCATCGGCGAGACGGTCGCAGCCATCGAGGCCGCCCATGCCGCGGCGCGCAGCGTCGATGGCCACGTGCGCGCGACCCTCGAGCGCATCGCCGCCGACGAGCTGCGCCACGCCGAGCTGGGCTGGCGCTTCGTCGCGTGGGCGCTGCCGCAGCTCGGCGCCACCGACCGCGCGGCACTGCGGCAGGTCTTCGCACGCGCGATGGCATCGCGACCGTCGAGCGCGACCGCAGCCGACGAGGCCGCGCTGGCGGCCCACGGTGTGATCGGTCCGCAGACCGCGGCGATGCTGCGGGAGCAGGCGTTGCGCGGCGTGATTCGCCCGCTCGCGGCCACGCTGCTGCCGGCGCGCGCCCCCGGTGACGCCGACGCAACGCGGGCCACCGCCGCGTTCGCGTGA
- a CDS encoding membrane dipeptidase — MAAGTLLLSSCFEPPASALAVEIVPTGTAVNMMNAPLATPPVAAAMQAAGGKGAAIKGGYVLTHEHPTNGMAFGGNYAFAGGPGNYKNGVMEKGYDTACDGCKAGKKCDHAEVKGSFTAAVGALGSDMGDHAAFMGPRHDSFSHLRYSTDWIKQAYRPSEADLQDTSLKIMVAFAVESEAMCEQLYYANEGNGGPGGNGYACSHGDTVKSMDRQIASLKAWAKANASWMEIALTAADARRIVNAGKLAVVLGVESDYAFGAEDRTFDPVERLDHYYDLGVRTFYIAHKINSRLAGADIYRSSGETGGKIIRATQAMAGCFYVDDAVAGFPLKNNSGHKFCDNTCGKGGFKGGKITDACVMKYSELSETNYLDYFLGHGGGWFNGFKVYPKPPGFSGSAGSRDDHGVERNNLGLSHDGERVVREAMLRGMIVNIDHTSSRTRLDIDRISKDFGVYPMNALHNNPNAMLVANNHGEAKTPGPNEYDFDDGELQLVKRSGGFFGVRVGPLDSKEYKASGVTENCPTTATETAKILAYLIDQGLTVGYSLDYATVTEGVHSRTLANCGRQLGGKDFLHKYGNQIAEGLTHVGMMKFWHKELEAVGLAEKYMKKLENDGPEAFVQMWERSEAKSKSGKQIPRQTFGSNVPSDLKNHGQACTSDKQCKSDRCAWGMCADKDECRDNGDCGASEYCGDPISGKATCKALKKQGEGCTKASQCATDRCSFGKCAAADECNSNSECGNGRYCGNPVAGKQTCKDKHDKGHTCTNKDQCKSNQCSWGFCK, encoded by the coding sequence ATGGCCGCGGGCACGCTGCTGCTTTCGTCCTGCTTCGAGCCACCTGCGTCGGCGCTCGCGGTGGAGATCGTCCCGACAGGCACCGCCGTCAACATGATGAACGCACCGCTCGCGACGCCGCCGGTCGCGGCGGCGATGCAGGCCGCCGGCGGCAAGGGGGCCGCGATCAAAGGGGGCTACGTCCTGACCCACGAGCACCCGACCAACGGCATGGCGTTCGGCGGCAACTATGCCTTCGCCGGCGGCCCCGGCAACTACAAGAACGGCGTCATGGAGAAGGGCTACGACACCGCGTGCGACGGCTGCAAGGCCGGCAAGAAGTGCGACCACGCGGAGGTCAAGGGCAGCTTCACCGCCGCCGTCGGTGCTCTGGGCTCCGACATGGGCGACCACGCGGCCTTCATGGGCCCGAGGCACGACAGCTTCTCGCATCTGCGCTACAGCACCGATTGGATCAAGCAGGCGTATCGGCCCAGCGAAGCCGACCTGCAGGACACCTCGCTCAAGATCATGGTCGCGTTCGCGGTCGAGAGCGAAGCGATGTGCGAGCAGCTGTACTACGCCAACGAGGGCAACGGTGGCCCGGGCGGCAACGGCTATGCCTGCAGCCACGGCGACACCGTCAAGTCGATGGATCGCCAGATCGCGTCGCTGAAGGCGTGGGCCAAGGCCAATGCGTCGTGGATGGAGATCGCCCTCACCGCTGCCGACGCGCGTCGCATCGTCAACGCCGGCAAGCTCGCGGTGGTGCTCGGCGTCGAGTCGGACTACGCGTTCGGGGCCGAGGACCGCACCTTCGATCCGGTCGAGCGGCTCGATCACTACTACGACCTCGGCGTGCGGACCTTCTACATCGCCCACAAGATCAATAGTCGCCTGGCCGGCGCGGACATCTATCGCTCGTCGGGCGAGACCGGCGGCAAGATCATCCGCGCCACGCAGGCGATGGCGGGCTGTTTCTACGTCGACGACGCCGTCGCTGGCTTCCCCTTGAAGAACAACAGCGGCCACAAGTTCTGCGACAACACCTGCGGCAAGGGTGGCTTCAAGGGCGGCAAGATCACCGATGCCTGCGTGATGAAGTACAGCGAGCTGTCGGAGACCAACTACCTCGACTATTTCCTCGGCCACGGTGGCGGGTGGTTCAACGGCTTCAAGGTCTATCCCAAGCCGCCGGGTTTCTCGGGCTCGGCGGGTAGCCGCGACGATCACGGTGTCGAGCGCAACAACCTCGGCCTGTCCCACGACGGCGAGCGTGTCGTGCGTGAGGCGATGTTGCGCGGCATGATCGTCAACATCGACCACACCTCGAGCCGTACGCGCCTCGACATCGATCGCATCTCGAAGGACTTCGGGGTCTATCCGATGAACGCGCTGCACAACAACCCCAACGCGATGCTGGTGGCGAACAACCACGGCGAGGCCAAGACCCCCGGCCCCAACGAGTACGACTTCGACGACGGCGAGCTGCAGCTGGTCAAGCGCAGCGGCGGCTTCTTCGGCGTGCGCGTGGGGCCGCTCGACTCCAAGGAGTACAAGGCTTCGGGCGTGACCGAGAACTGTCCGACCACTGCGACCGAGACCGCGAAGATCCTCGCGTACCTCATCGATCAGGGCCTGACCGTCGGCTACTCGCTCGACTACGCCACGGTGACCGAGGGCGTGCACTCACGAACGCTGGCCAACTGCGGTCGCCAGCTGGGCGGCAAGGACTTCCTGCACAAGTACGGCAACCAGATCGCCGAGGGCCTCACCCACGTCGGCATGATGAAGTTCTGGCACAAGGAGCTCGAGGCGGTCGGGCTGGCCGAGAAGTACATGAAGAAGCTCGAGAACGACGGCCCCGAGGCCTTCGTGCAGATGTGGGAGCGCTCCGAGGCGAAGTCGAAGAGCGGCAAGCAGATCCCGCGGCAGACCTTCGGCTCGAACGTGCCGTCGGATCTGAAGAACCACGGCCAGGCCTGCACCTCCGACAAGCAGTGCAAGAGCGACCGGTGCGCATGGGGCATGTGCGCCGACAAGGACGAATGCCGCGACAACGGTGATTGTGGCGCGAGCGAGTACTGTGGCGATCCGATCAGCGGCAAGGCGACCTGCAAGGCGCTCAAGAAGCAGGGCGAGGGCTGCACCAAGGCCTCACAGTGCGCCACCGACCGCTGCTCCTTCGGCAAGTGTGCCGCGGCCGACGAGTGCAACTCGAACAGCGAGTGCGGCAACGGCCGCTACTGCGGCAACCCGGTCGCTGGCAAGCAGACGTGCAAGGACAAGCACGACAAGGGGCACACCTGCACGAACAAGGATCAGTGCAAGTCGAACCAGTGCAGCTGGGGCTTCTGCAAGTGA
- a CDS encoding DUF1552 domain-containing protein produces the protein MRTVRLPRRTFLRGLGGTMVGLPLLDAMLDDHGEALAHGGGLPLRYALLFGGLARGCDSGPQANNVIPAATGADYPLGAGIAPFADYGNVKDQITVVSGLSIPCQPAFGMPIPAGGRGINFHAHTNPIFTGTANLMPMPLESHDYRVTNWSSDQIVADVIAGDTTFKSLQYRAQALLYNSGVGPYYRDLMSWRLDDQGQPQALYPVASPRQAYDTLFLGFVPDDPVEAAKKAFELQKRKSVLDLVDRRMSGMLDRLGSHDRARLEQHYDAIRHIEELLDALPPDPMGACMMVEDPGDDPALGGAFTGDDPNAYDVNAGYSGEETRIKVLTDLLHMAFVCDLTRVGTFMHTMIQSFMNVAPITGHQYAMHDMSHGGQTVQYNDVIAWHMDKFAYLVAKMRDTPEGAGTLLDNVAMVYMMEAGGGYGYESGAAWSVHSTDNMCWFVAGGAGGLVQGQHIVAPANANHTANVLISAMRAVGVFSDLGDVSGHIPGLFA, from the coding sequence ATGCGCACCGTACGACTGCCACGACGCACCTTCCTGCGCGGCCTGGGCGGCACCATGGTCGGCCTGCCGCTGCTCGACGCGATGCTCGACGATCACGGCGAAGCGCTCGCCCACGGCGGCGGCCTGCCGCTGCGCTACGCGCTGCTCTTCGGCGGCCTCGCGCGGGGCTGCGACTCCGGCCCGCAGGCCAACAACGTCATCCCGGCGGCCACCGGCGCCGACTATCCCCTGGGGGCCGGCATCGCGCCGTTCGCCGACTACGGCAACGTCAAGGATCAGATCACCGTGGTCTCGGGATTGTCGATCCCGTGCCAGCCCGCGTTCGGCATGCCGATCCCCGCGGGCGGCCGCGGCATCAACTTCCACGCCCACACCAATCCGATCTTCACCGGCACGGCCAACCTCATGCCGATGCCGCTCGAGTCACACGACTATCGCGTGACCAACTGGAGCTCGGATCAAATCGTCGCCGACGTCATCGCCGGCGACACCACCTTCAAGTCGCTGCAGTATCGCGCGCAGGCGTTGCTCTACAACTCCGGCGTAGGCCCCTACTACCGCGACCTGATGTCGTGGCGACTCGACGACCAGGGCCAGCCGCAGGCGCTCTACCCCGTCGCGAGCCCGCGACAGGCCTACGACACGCTGTTCCTCGGCTTCGTGCCGGATGACCCGGTCGAGGCCGCGAAGAAGGCCTTCGAGCTGCAGAAGCGCAAGAGCGTGCTCGACCTCGTCGATCGCCGCATGAGCGGCATGCTCGATCGGCTCGGCAGCCACGACCGTGCGCGGCTCGAGCAGCACTACGACGCGATTCGCCACATCGAGGAGCTGCTCGACGCGCTGCCGCCCGACCCGATGGGCGCGTGCATGATGGTCGAAGATCCCGGCGACGACCCGGCACTCGGCGGTGCGTTCACCGGCGACGACCCGAACGCCTACGACGTCAACGCCGGCTACAGCGGCGAAGAGACCCGCATCAAGGTCCTCACCGACCTGCTGCACATGGCCTTCGTGTGCGATCTGACCCGCGTCGGTACCTTCATGCACACGATGATCCAGTCGTTCATGAACGTCGCGCCGATCACCGGCCATCAGTACGCGATGCACGACATGAGCCATGGCGGCCAGACCGTGCAGTACAACGACGTCATCGCCTGGCACATGGACAAGTTCGCGTACCTGGTCGCCAAGATGCGCGACACCCCCGAGGGTGCCGGCACGCTGCTCGACAACGTCGCGATGGTCTACATGATGGAGGCCGGCGGCGGTTACGGCTACGAGAGCGGCGCCGCGTGGTCGGTGCACTCGACCGACAACATGTGCTGGTTCGTGGCCGGCGGCGCTGGTGGCCTCGTGCAGGGCCAGCACATCGTCGCACCCGCCAACGCCAACCACACCGCCAACGTGCTCATCTCGGCGATGCGGGCGGTCGGCGTGTTCTCGGATCTCGGCGACGTCTCGGGGCACATCCCCGGCCTGTTCGCCTGA
- a CDS encoding DUF1588 domain-containing protein has translation MTTTRSQVAIAMALGLVACHRGGDAAVADGSTSDAATTGGTSATGADSSTGADTGTMPPPPEDGIARVGLRRLTRYEFDNVVRDILLDTSRPASQLLPEDPRTPFDNDYTTQVVSQPLVNGIEVLAKEAAERLIADTSKRDAVVGCTPSGDTDETCMREFVGHFGRLALRRPLATDEIDDFTALGLDFASQGSDFYVGVEVVVRALLQDTEFVYRVEVGTEAPDQPGTFALDRFQLAARMSFFLMGTTPDDALLDAAAGGELDSADGIRDRALALLDDPRAHAHVDRFHSLWMGYAELPHPQDLTNAMRRESAALVERVIFEEQSSWLDLFASQETFINDLLADHYGLPHPQGGEGWVAYGDSGRMGILSHGAFLSVAANVGDTSPTKRGKYIREQLMCQDIPPPPPNVMADNGPDPGVAECKKDRYLVHAVESCAGCHSQMDPLGFGLEQYDRAGQFRTHDIDNEACEIDGEGEIADVGAFNGPAELSQLLIDNALLDGCVTQQAYRFALGRELDAEDMPFVQQLNEDFVAGDHRFDELLMAIVTNPSFGYRREEEG, from the coding sequence ATGACAACCACTCGATCGCAGGTCGCGATCGCGATGGCGCTGGGCCTGGTGGCATGCCACCGCGGCGGCGATGCGGCGGTGGCCGATGGCTCGACGAGCGACGCGGCCACCACCGGCGGCACCTCGGCGACCGGCGCCGACTCGAGCACGGGTGCCGACACCGGCACGATGCCGCCGCCGCCCGAAGACGGCATCGCGCGGGTCGGCCTGCGTCGACTGACGCGCTACGAGTTCGACAACGTCGTGCGCGACATCCTGCTCGACACCTCGCGGCCGGCCTCGCAGCTGCTGCCCGAGGATCCGCGCACGCCGTTCGACAACGACTACACCACGCAGGTGGTCTCGCAGCCGTTGGTCAACGGCATCGAGGTGCTCGCCAAGGAGGCCGCCGAGCGGCTCATCGCCGACACCAGCAAGCGCGACGCGGTGGTCGGCTGCACGCCCAGCGGCGACACCGACGAGACCTGCATGCGCGAGTTCGTGGGGCACTTCGGCCGGCTCGCGCTGCGGCGCCCGCTGGCGACCGACGAGATCGATGACTTCACCGCACTCGGGCTCGACTTCGCCAGCCAGGGCAGCGACTTCTACGTCGGCGTCGAGGTGGTCGTGCGCGCGCTGCTGCAGGACACCGAGTTCGTCTATCGCGTCGAGGTCGGCACCGAGGCGCCCGATCAACCCGGCACGTTCGCGCTCGATCGGTTCCAGCTCGCCGCGCGCATGTCGTTCTTCCTGATGGGCACCACGCCCGACGATGCGCTGCTCGACGCCGCCGCGGGCGGCGAGCTCGACAGCGCCGACGGCATCCGCGACCGCGCGCTGGCGCTGCTCGACGACCCCCGCGCCCACGCCCACGTCGATCGCTTCCACTCGCTGTGGATGGGCTACGCCGAGCTGCCCCACCCGCAGGATCTCACCAACGCGATGCGCCGCGAGAGCGCCGCGCTGGTCGAGCGCGTGATCTTCGAGGAGCAGAGCTCCTGGCTCGACCTCTTCGCGTCGCAGGAGACCTTCATCAACGACCTACTCGCCGATCACTACGGCCTGCCGCACCCGCAAGGTGGCGAGGGCTGGGTGGCCTACGGCGACTCGGGTCGCATGGGGATCCTCTCGCACGGCGCGTTCCTCTCGGTCGCAGCCAACGTCGGCGACACCAGCCCGACCAAGCGCGGCAAGTACATCCGCGAGCAGCTGATGTGCCAGGATATCCCGCCGCCACCACCCAACGTGATGGCCGACAACGGCCCCGATCCGGGGGTCGCGGAGTGCAAGAAGGACCGCTACCTCGTGCACGCGGTCGAGAGCTGCGCCGGTTGCCACTCGCAGATGGACCCGCTCGGCTTCGGGCTCGAGCAATACGATCGCGCGGGCCAGTTTCGCACCCACGACATCGACAACGAGGCCTGCGAGATCGACGGCGAGGGCGAGATCGCCGATGTCGGCGCCTTCAACGGCCCCGCCGAGCTCTCGCAGCTGCTCATCGACAACGCGCTGCTCGACGGCTGCGTCACCCAACAGGCCTACCGCTTCGCGCTCGGGCGCGAGCTCGATGCCGAGGACATGCCGTTCGTGCAGCAACTCAACGAAGACTTCGTCGCCGGCGATCACCGCTTCGACGAGCTGCTGATGGCGATCGTGACCAACCCATCCTTCGGCTATCGCCGCGAGGAGGAGGGCTGA
- a CDS encoding DUF4215 domain-containing protein: MILRSVFAVGLGSAFLLTGCPRPPEAVVSGTDSDSGTSGDTQGSASATMTAGSDGTDSMGSASNSNSGATQTASDSADVTSASASDSDTVDPNCGNGMLDPGEDCDDGNDDDTDACAQCHDAACGDGFVQAGVEGCDDGNGVDEDSCKADCTPNVCGDGIEGGAGEDCDDANDVDTDACTNACTTATCGDGVAWAGHEACDDGNAVATDACTNDCTVAACGDGVVWAGHEACDDGNQSNEDLCTASCEDAACGDTFIQTGEDCDDGNDIANDGCSSACADEPYCYTFNPQVDCPSGLDFWCSEVPADCEDGNHALTACDVCMGGGCVVGEGACDDSTAAAVPAAMCPDDYSFVYGTGTCAAGNVVYECNGGGIFGSWCL; encoded by the coding sequence ATGATCCTGCGCAGTGTCTTCGCGGTCGGACTCGGCTCGGCGTTCTTGCTCACGGGCTGCCCGCGCCCGCCCGAGGCGGTGGTGAGCGGCACGGACTCCGATTCGGGCACCAGCGGCGACACCCAAGGCAGCGCCAGCGCCACGATGACCGCCGGCAGCGACGGCACCGACAGCATGGGCTCGGCGAGCAACTCGAACTCGGGCGCGACGCAGACTGCGAGCGACTCCGCCGACGTGACCTCGGCCTCGGCCAGCGACTCCGACACCGTCGATCCGAACTGCGGCAACGGCATGCTCGACCCCGGCGAGGACTGCGACGACGGCAACGACGACGACACCGACGCGTGCGCGCAGTGCCACGACGCGGCGTGCGGCGACGGCTTCGTGCAGGCCGGCGTCGAGGGCTGCGACGACGGCAACGGCGTCGACGAGGACAGCTGCAAGGCCGACTGCACGCCCAACGTCTGCGGCGACGGCATCGAAGGTGGCGCCGGCGAGGACTGCGACGACGCCAACGACGTCGACACCGACGCCTGCACCAACGCGTGCACCACCGCGACCTGTGGCGACGGCGTGGCATGGGCCGGGCACGAGGCCTGCGACGACGGCAACGCCGTGGCCACCGACGCGTGCACCAACGACTGCACGGTCGCGGCCTGTGGCGACGGCGTGGTGTGGGCTGGCCACGAGGCCTGCGACGACGGCAACCAGAGCAACGAAGATCTCTGCACCGCCTCATGCGAGGACGCGGCCTGCGGCGACACGTTCATCCAGACCGGCGAGGACTGCGATGACGGCAACGACATCGCCAACGACGGCTGCAGCAGCGCCTGCGCCGACGAGCCCTACTGCTACACGTTCAATCCCCAGGTCGATTGCCCGAGCGGCTTGGACTTCTGGTGCAGCGAGGTGCCTGCCGATTGTGAGGACGGCAATCACGCCCTGACTGCGTGCGACGTCTGCATGGGCGGTGGCTGTGTGGTCGGCGAGGGTGCGTGCGACGACAGCACCGCGGCCGCGGTACCGGCCGCCATGTGCCCTGATGACTATTCGTTCGTGTACGGCACCGGCACCTGCGCCGCGGGGAATGTGGTCTACGAGTGCAACGGGGGTGGGATCTTCGGGTCTTGGTGTTTGTGA